A stretch of the Danio rerio strain Tuebingen ecotype United States chromosome 18, GRCz12tu, whole genome shotgun sequence genome encodes the following:
- the olfcg7 gene encoding olfactory receptor CG7 codes for MSANSLFMVSLTFRMILYFYTILFLRCFQAKTENAFCQIIGEAKYPLLSKDGDVTIGGIFAIHSKETLPSFEFQQKPQPLLCSSVNLRDFRLAQIMIFAIEEINKSENLLPNVSIGYRIFDTCGSRLSSMSATMGLMNELKFAAGETCNGQSPIHAIIGETESSATVILSRTTGPFKIPVISHSASCECLSNRNDYPSFFRTISSDYHQGRALAYIVKYLGWSWVGAVNSDNDYGNYGMAIFLETAQKEGICVEYSVKFYRTETEKLKRVVDTIKKSTAKVIVAFVSFIEMGLLIEQLSIQNITGFQIIGVEGWITSKNYITTNSFHSMGGSLGLALRKIHLEGFLDYVTKSFWSTAFPCSQTEGILPTVGCSKYKDLLPLKNYTEDVPEHRYSSHVYKAIYAVAHSLHSLLKCKEGEDCEKGHATQPQQVVEALKKVNFTVKFGDRVWFDRTGATVAHYEVVNWQQDTDGSFQFKQVGYYDASLPPDQRFVLNIESIIWPGGNLEKPRSVCSESCSPGTRKAAQKGRPVCCYDCVPCADGEISNETDSVNCKQCPREYWSNGEKNKCVLKAIEFLSFTEIMGIVLVCFSLFGVGLTAVVAILFWSKMDTPIVKANNSELSFLLLFSLTLCFLCSLTFIGRPTEWSCMLRHTAFGITFVLCISCVLGKTIVVLMVFKATLPGSNVMKWFGPTQQRLSVLAFTFIQVLICVLWLTISPPFPNKNMTYYKEKIIIECSLGSTISFWAVLGYIGLLAVLCFILAFLARKLPDNFNEAKFITFSMLIFCAVWITFIPAYVSSPGKFTVAVEIFAILASSFGLLLCIFAPKCYIIICKPEQNTKQHVMGKTSLKVQ; via the exons ATGTCAGCTAATTCACTTTTCATGGTCAGCTTAACCTTTAGAATGATTCTCTATTTTTACACTATTCTTTTTTTACGCTGCTTTCAAGCAAAGACAGAAAACGCATTTTGCCAAATAATAGGAGAGGCTAAATACCCACTACTTTCAAAGGATGGAGACGTAACTATTGGGGGAATTTTTGCAATCCACAGTAAAGAAACATTACCTTCATTTGAGTTTCAACAAAAACCTCAGCCACTATTATGCTCAAG tgtgaatcTAAGAGATTTTCGGCTGGCACAAATAATGATCTTTGCTATTGAGGAAATTAACAAAAGTGAAAATTTGCTGCCAAATGTTTCTATTGGCTACCGAATATTTGATACCTGTGGTTCAAGACTGTCATCTATGAGTGCAACAATGGGActaatgaatgaactgaaatttGCAGCAGGGGAGACATGCAATGGACAGTCTCCCATACATGCTATCATTGGAGAAACAGAGTCTTCAGCCACAGTGATTCTGTCCAGAACTACAGGACCTTTTAAAATTCCAGTG ATAAGTCATTCAGCATCATGTGAATGTCTCAGCAACAGGAATGATTACCCATCATTTTTCAGGACTATTTCTAGTGATTACCACCAGGGAAGAGCACTTGCATACATAGTCAAGTACTTAGGCTGGTCTTGGGTGGGAGCTGTGAACAGTGACAATGACTATGGAAATTATGGAATGGCCATATTTCTCGAAACAGCCCAGAAAGAGGGAATTTGCGTGGAGTATTCTGTAAAATTCTACAGAACAGAGACAGAAAAACTAAAAAGAGTGGTAGACACAATTAAAAAAAGCACTGCAAAAGTGATTGTtgcatttgtttcatttattgaGATGGGCTTATTAATTGAACAGCTAAGTATTCAGAATATTACAGGATTCCAAATAATTGGAGTAGAGGGATGGATAACTTCAAAGAACTACATAACCACAAACAGCTTTCATTCAATGGGAGGTTCACTGGGATTGGCATTGAGAAAAATCCATTTGGAAGGGTTTTTAGATTATGTAACTAAATCGTTTTGGAGCACAGCATTCCCATGCTCACAGACTGAGGGGATTTTGCCTACTGTAGGTTGCAGCAAATATAAGGATCTACTTCCACTGAAAAACTACACTGAAGATGTGCCTGAACACAGATATTCAAGCCATGTTTATAAAGCAATTTATGCAGTAGCTCATTCACTACATAGTCTGCTCAAATGCAAGGAAGGAGAAGATTGTGAGAAAGGCCACGCAACACAACCACAGCAG GTGGTTGAGGCtctaaaaaaagttaatttcactGTAAAGTTTGGAGATCGTGTGTGGTTTGACCGTACTGGTGCCACAGTAGCCCATTATGAGGTTGTGAACTGGCAGCAGGACACTGATGGATCATTCCAGTTTAAACAAGTAGGATACTATGATGCCTCACTGCCTCCTGACCAGCGCTTTGTTCTCAACATTGAAAGCATCATCTGGCCTGGAGGAAATTTGGag AAACCAAGGTCTGTGTGCAGCGAAAGCTGTTCTCCAGGCACCAGAAAGGCTGCTCAGAAAGGAAGACCTGTCTGCTGTTATGACTGTGTTCCATGTGCAGATGGAGAAATTAGTAATGAGACAG ATTCGGTTAACTGCAAGCAGTGTCCAAGGGAATACTGGTCtaatggtgaaaaaaataaatgtgtgttaaAAGCTATAGAGTTTTTGTCATTCACAGAAATTATGGGTATTGTGTTGGTCTGTTTTTCACTGTTTGGAGTAGGATTAACTGCAGTCGTGGCCATTCTGTTTTGGAGCAAAATGGACACTCCCATTGTAAAAGCCAACAACTCAGAGCTAAGCTTCCTGCTGCTCTTCTCACTGACTCTTTGTTTCCTATGTTCACTTACGTTTATTGGTCGGCCCACTGAGTGGTCCTGTATGTTGCGTCATACTGCCTTTGGGATCACTTTTGTCCTTTGCATCTCCTGTGTTTTAGGGAAAACAATAGTGGTGTTAATGGTTTTCAAGGCTACACTTCCAGGAAGTAATGTCATGAAATGGTTTGGGCCTACACAACAACGACTCAGTGTTCTTGCTTTTACATTTATACAGGTACTTATATGTGTGCTTTGGCTTACAATATCACCACCATTTCCTAACAAAAATATGACATATTATAAAGAAAAGATTATTATTGAGTGCAGTCTTGGTTCTACTATAAGTTTCTGGGCTGTTCTTGGTTACATTGGCCTGCTAGCTGTCTTGTGCTTCATTTTGGCTTTTTTGGCTCGCAAACTACCAGATAACTTCAATGAAGCCAAGTTCATCACATTCAGTATGCTTATTTTCTGTGCTGTATGGATCACATTTATTCCAGCTTATGTCAGTTCTCCAGGAAAATTCACAGTAGCTGTGGAAATATTTGCTATCTTAGCCTCTAGTTTTGGCTTACTTCTCTGCATATTTGCACCTAAATGTTACATAATCATATGTAAGCCTGAACAAAATACAAAGCAACATGTCATGGGAAAAACATCTTTAAAGGTTCAATAA
- the olfcg6 gene encoding olfactory receptor CG6 precursor, with product MFLFYTILLFHLLHTKVENSLCRIMGDSNYPLFSKNGDVSIGGIFAIHRKETLPSFEFMQKPQPLSCSSVNLRDFRLAQTMIFAVEEINRSKSLLPNVSIGYKIYDTCGSRLSTMTAIMGLMNGQDFSTEDRCNGQSRLHAIIGESESSATIVLSRTTGPFRIPVISHSSSCECLSNKKDYPSFFRTISSDYHMSRALVYIVKHLDWSWVGAVNSDNDYGNNGMAIFLKAAHEEGICVEYSVKFYRTEPEKLKKVVDTINKGTAKVIVAFVSFVEMGLLIDQLSIQNITGIQMIGVEPWITANTYITSNSFRAMGGSLGFATKYIYIEGFAEYVMTPFWNTAFPCSESDRNHSHYELICSRYEDLLALKNDNKDVNEHRYSSNVYKAVYAVAHSLHGLLNCKEQEGCEKGLTIQPQQVVKALKNINFTIKSGDSVWFDNTGSVVALYEVVNWQKDSDGSFQFKSVGFYDAMMPPYKNLRLNTKNIVWAGGQLEKPRSVCSESCAPGTRKAAQKGRPVCCYDCIPCAEGEISNETDSINCKQCPGEYWSNTERNRCVIKAVEFLSFSEVMGIVLVIFSLFGAGLTVLVAVLFYSKKDTPIVKANNSELSFLLLFSLTLCFLCSLTFIGQPTKWSCMLRHTAFGITFVLCISCVLGKTIVVLMAFKATLPGSNVMKWFGPVQQRLSVFAFTLIQVLICVLWLTISPPFPYKNMKYYKEKIILECNLGNTIGFWAVLGYIGLLAALCFLLAFLARKLPDNFNEAKFITFSMLIFCAVWITFIPAYVSSPGKFTVAVEIFAILSSSFGLLVSIFAPKCFIILLKPEQNTKQHVMGKTTCSL from the exons ATGTTTCTTTTTTACACAATCCTGCTTTTCCATCTTCTTCATACAAAGGTGGAAAACTCTCTTTGCAGAATAATGGGAGACTCCAATTATCCACTGTTTTCAAAGAATGGAGATGTTAGCATTGGAGGAATTTTTGCTATCCATAGAAAAGAAACATTACCTTCATTTGAGTTCATGCAAAAGCCTCAGCCTCTGTCATGCTCCAG TGTGAATCTGAGAGATTTTCGGCTGGCGCAAACTATGATTTTTGCCGTTGAGGAAATTAATAGAAGTAAAAGTTTGCTCCCAAATGTTTCTATTGGCTACAAGATTTATGATACATGTGGTTCAAGACTGTCCACCATGACTGCAATTATGGGACTGATGAATGGTCAGGACTTTTCAACAGAGGATAGATGCAATGGACAGTCACGATTGCATGCTATCATAGGAGAATCAGAGTCATCTGCCACAATAGTTTTGTCCAGAACAACAGGACCTTTTCGGATTCCAGTG ATAAGTCATTCCTCATCATGTGAATGTCTCAGTAATAAAAAAGATTATCCTTCATTCTTCAGGACTATTTCTAGTGATTACCACATGAGTAGAGCACTTGTCTATATAGTTAAGCATTTAGACTGGTCTTGGGTTGGTGCTGTGAACAGTGACAATGATTATGGCAACAATGGGATGGCCATATTTCTGAAAGCAGCCCACGAGGAGGGAATCTGTGTGGAATACTCGGTTAAATTCTACAGAACAGAGCCAGAAAAGCTTAAAAAAGTGGTTGACACTATAAACAAAGGCACTGCTAAAGTAATTGTAGCATTTGTTTCATTTGTGGAGATGGGCTTACTTATTGATCAATTAAGTATTCAGAACATTACAGGCATCCAAATGATAGGTGTGGAACCATGGATAACTGCAAATACATATATCACTTCAAACAGTTTTCGTGCAATGGGAGGTTCGCTGGGGTTtgcaacaaaatatatttatattgaagGATTTGCTGAATATGTTATGACACCATTCTGGAATACAGCTTTTCCATGCTCAGAGAGTGATAGGAATCATTCTCATTATGAATTAATTTGCAGTAGGTATGAGgatctgcttgctctgaaaaatGACAATAAAGACGTGAATGAACACAGATATTCAAGCAATGTCTACAAAGCAGTTTATGCAGTAGCTCATTCATTGCATGGCCTACTTAACTGCAAAGAACAAGAAGGGTGTGAGAAAGGCCTGACAATACAACCACAgcag GTGGTCAAGgcattgaaaaatattaatttcacaATTAAGTCAGGTGACAGTGTATGGTTTGACAACACTGGCAGCGTAGTGGCCCTATATGAAGTTGTGAACTGGCAAAAAGACTCAGATGGATCATTTCAGTTCAAATCAGTGGGATTTTATGATGCTATGATGCCTCCATACAAGAATTTAAGGCTTAACACTAAAAACATAGTCTGGGCTGGAGGACAGCTGGAG AAGCCAAGGTCCGTGTGCAGTGAGAGCTGTGCTCCAGGCACCAGAAAGGCTGCACAGAAAGGAAGACCTGTTTGCTGTTATGACTGCATTCCATGTGCAGAAGGAGAAATCAGTAATGAGACAG ATTCAATAAACTGCAAGCAGTGTCCAGGGGAATACTGGTCTAACACTGAGAGAAATAGATGTGTTATAAAGGCTGTAGAATTTCTGTCATTCTCAGAAGTTATGGGTATAGTGTTAGTAATTTTCTCACTCTTTGGAGCAGGATTAACTGTGCTCGTTGCCGTTCTGTtttacagcaagaaggacacTCCCATTGTAAAAGCCAACAACTCAGAGCTGAGCTTCCTGCTACTTTTCTCACTGACTCTGTGCTTCCTCTGTTCTTTAACATTCATTGGTCAGCCAACTAAATGGTCCTGTATGTTGCGTCACACAGCATTTGGCATCACTTTTGTCCTGTGTATCTCATGTGTTTTGGGTAAAACAATAGTAGTGTTAATGGCCTTTAAGGCTACACTCCCAGGAAGTAATGTGATGAAATGGTTTGGTCCTGTACAACAACGACTCAGTGTTTTTGCTTTTACACTTATACAGGTACTTATTTGTGTGCTTTGGCTAACTATATCTCCCCCATTTCCATATAAAAACATGAAGTATTATAAGGAAAAGATCATTCTTGAGTGCAATCTGGGTAATACTATAGGTTTCTGGGCTGTGCTTGGTTACATTGGCCTCCTGGCTGCCCTGTGCTTTCTTCTAGCTTTTCTGGCTCGTAAGTTGCCTGATAATTTCAATGAAGCCAAGTTCATCACTTTCAGTATGCTCATATTTTGTGCTGTATGGATCACATTTATTCCAGCTTATGTCAGTTCTCCTGGAAAATTTACTGTAGCTGTGGAGATTTTTGCCATTTTATCCTCAAGCTTTGGGTTATTAGTTAGCATTTTTGCACCTAAATGTTTTATTATCCTCCTTAAGCCTGAACAAAATACAAAGCAACATGTGATGGGAAAAACAACTTGCAGTCTTTAG